The following proteins are encoded in a genomic region of Neomonachus schauinslandi chromosome 7, ASM220157v2, whole genome shotgun sequence:
- the LOC110584971 gene encoding ferritin light chain-like: protein MSFQIYQNASTEVWSAINPPGQHASGSLLHLPLFGLLFPPQGCGLEAAHHCSHALAEKREGAEYVPKMQNQCSSYVLFQDLQKPPQDEWGKTRDTTEATSVLEENLRWALHSARADLHLYDSWRTAS from the coding sequence ATGAGCTTCCAGATTTACCAGAATGCTTCCACCGAGGTGTGGTCTGCCATCAACCCTCCTGGTCAACATGCATCTGGGAGCCTCCTACACCTACCTCTCTTTGGGCTTCTGTTTCCACCGCAAGGATGTGGCCTGGAGGCAGCACACCACTGCTCTCACGCGTTGGCCGAGAAGCGTGAGGGTGCTGAGTATGTCCCAAAGATGCAAAACCAGTGCAGCAGCTACGTCCTCTTCCAGGACTTGCAGAAGCCACCCCAAGATGAGTGGGGTAAAACCCGGGACACCACGGAAGCCACTTCTGTTCTAGAGGAGAACCTGAGGTGGGCCCTGCATTCTGCCCGAGCAGACCTTCATCTCTATGACTCCTGGAGAACGGCTTCTTAG